Proteins encoded in a region of the Brevundimonas vesicularis genome:
- a CDS encoding SOS response-associated peptidase family protein — MALASVAGIALSGPIPAFSEPGRDASGKYRPIWFKLADDEPEPLAFFAGIHLQAHTSVRKIKTGMETIDVFAFLTTEPNAEVGAVHPKAMPVILTEPDEIEAWMTEPWDIAKELQRPLDDGALEYV; from the coding sequence TTGGCGCTCGCATCTGTCGCCGGCATCGCGCTGTCTGGTCCCATTCCCGCCTTTAGCGAACCGGGCCGGGACGCGTCCGGAAAATACCGCCCCATCTGGTTCAAGCTCGCGGACGACGAGCCCGAGCCGTTGGCTTTCTTCGCCGGCATCCACCTCCAGGCCCACACGAGCGTCCGCAAGATCAAGACCGGCATGGAGACGATCGACGTCTTCGCCTTCCTGACGACCGAACCTAACGCCGAGGTCGGCGCGGTTCACCCCAAAGCCATGCCGGTGATCCTGACGGAGCCCGACGAGATCGAGGCGTGGATGACGGAGCCTTGGGACATCGCTAAAGAGCTTCAGCGCCCGCTGGATGACGGCGCGCTGGAGTATGTATGA
- a CDS encoding SGNH/GDSL hydrolase family protein gives MADPATVKARLLTTFRDFRVDGVPASGANEPDKAEIRSALTPVVDYIADVAASVSNSVRGYALLADLPTLTGADLGQLAKVEQTGLVYRWDGDSWEPFDDPIIQASVDALASANVASAAATEVTGLVKGEVAADEQVTTDPNGFVLARAGSRNALMAGVRSQVDDGFSGVAAVDRSGFRSSGVDERGAFLAGLTALGDPVEPGAVFTDRNGFLLLRIDGSGADSGVALPVEEVPDTMPYFSGLLCGVQGEDTPIYLRNLREARSDAAVVTGVIASTVIGNPYARVGADEIVVRTEKLGATAELSLRNSVVNARRVLPLVVRTAANPATFTSGFNVLPIGDSILNRQGGTLMKAFLQAWGYAPNFIGTMRGSSTQANNDDITGELGEVREGWETGDYTNTITDRSSPVAPGGEATYLAMSKGDQRGRNPFIRESTGGDNPSIVRNGYVLDFAFYQSRFSLPTPNIIIWECGTNDIRDRDAGVVYETVLANDLLILARMRAAWPNAKIIRVMPGAPRSTSRDALWAPEYIPVVRAMKDALKTLNDSKMYLCPAWAMMTQETGFALAAATPDPTTGALSADLADDIHPINSARAQLFHAVSAYVACAASNLI, from the coding sequence ATGGCTGATCCCGCCACCGTGAAGGCTCGCCTTCTTACGACCTTCCGCGACTTCCGCGTCGATGGCGTGCCGGCATCCGGCGCCAACGAGCCGGACAAGGCAGAAATCCGGTCGGCCCTGACGCCGGTCGTCGATTACATCGCCGATGTGGCCGCCTCGGTCAGCAATAGCGTCAGAGGTTACGCCCTGCTGGCGGACCTTCCGACCTTGACCGGGGCAGACCTCGGCCAGCTGGCCAAGGTCGAGCAGACAGGTCTGGTCTATCGGTGGGACGGCGACAGCTGGGAGCCGTTCGACGATCCGATCATCCAAGCTTCGGTGGACGCGCTCGCCAGCGCCAATGTCGCCTCTGCGGCCGCGACCGAGGTCACCGGCCTGGTGAAGGGCGAAGTCGCCGCCGACGAACAGGTCACGACCGATCCGAACGGCTTCGTTCTGGCCCGCGCCGGATCTCGGAACGCCCTGATGGCGGGCGTCCGTTCCCAGGTGGACGACGGCTTCTCCGGCGTGGCCGCTGTGGATCGCTCAGGCTTTCGCAGCAGCGGTGTCGACGAACGCGGCGCCTTCCTGGCCGGACTGACGGCCTTGGGCGACCCTGTGGAGCCGGGCGCGGTCTTCACGGATCGAAACGGCTTCCTGTTGCTCCGCATCGACGGCTCGGGCGCGGACAGTGGCGTCGCGCTGCCGGTCGAAGAAGTCCCCGACACCATGCCGTATTTCAGCGGCCTGTTGTGTGGTGTCCAGGGCGAGGACACGCCGATCTACCTGCGCAATCTCAGGGAGGCGCGGTCTGACGCGGCCGTGGTCACGGGCGTGATCGCCAGCACGGTCATCGGCAATCCCTACGCCCGTGTCGGCGCCGACGAGATCGTGGTCCGAACGGAGAAGCTCGGGGCGACAGCGGAACTCTCGCTTCGCAACAGCGTCGTGAACGCTCGACGGGTTCTGCCCCTTGTCGTCCGCACGGCCGCCAACCCCGCGACCTTCACATCCGGCTTCAATGTCCTGCCGATCGGCGACAGCATCCTGAACCGCCAGGGCGGAACGCTGATGAAGGCCTTCCTCCAGGCCTGGGGCTATGCGCCGAACTTCATCGGCACCATGCGCGGCTCTTCGACCCAGGCGAACAATGACGACATCACCGGGGAGTTGGGGGAGGTCCGCGAGGGTTGGGAAACCGGCGACTACACCAACACGATCACCGACCGCTCCTCCCCAGTCGCGCCGGGCGGAGAGGCGACCTATCTAGCGATGTCGAAGGGCGACCAGCGGGGCCGCAACCCGTTTATCAGGGAATCCACCGGCGGGGACAACCCCAGCATCGTCCGCAACGGCTATGTGCTGGACTTCGCCTTCTACCAGTCGCGCTTCAGCCTGCCGACGCCAAACATCATCATCTGGGAGTGCGGCACGAACGACATCCGGGATCGCGACGCGGGCGTGGTCTACGAGACGGTTCTGGCCAACGACCTGCTCATCCTGGCTCGAATGCGGGCGGCATGGCCGAACGCCAAGATCATCCGCGTCATGCCGGGCGCTCCCCGATCCACCAGCCGCGATGCGCTGTGGGCCCCCGAATACATCCCCGTCGTTCGCGCGATGAAGGATGCGCTGAAGACGCTCAATGACTCCAAGATGTACCTGTGCCCGGCTTGGGCGATGATGACGCAGGAGACGGGTTTCGCCCTGGCCGCCGCCACTCCGGACCCGACGACCGGCGCGCTCTCCGCCGATCTCGCCGACGACATCCACCCCATCAACAGCGCTCGCGCGCAGCTTTTCCACGCCGTGTCCGCCTACGTCGCGTGCGCGGCGTCCAACCTGATCTGA